From the genome of Venturia canescens isolate UGA chromosome 11, ASM1945775v1, whole genome shotgun sequence:
CAGACTTAATTAATGTATCGCAAATGAATCAATAAAGTGTAAGCGAAGCGTGTAAACAGAAAGTAATTATGAATACGATTTTGCGCTCTTATTTCTTGCATTtaagtacttttttttctttcttgttttctttcgaattttgGTATTGCACACTTTTATGGAACGGTTTCAGATTGAGGTTAGAGCAGTTTTAAATTGAAtggtaattggaaaaaaaatcattttttaattcgaaatACGAAATAACGAGGAAATCCTATTCGGCGAGCTTCCGAATTTTATGTGCGAATTTCGACTACAACTCGAGACagttatttttattggttGGGTTGAAATTTTGGTTTCTTCGCTTTGAGCATTTTTgggttttttcgattttcacttttcgataaaattaCGAGATTATTATGtactttgttttgttttttaacattttcatGGAGTGCATAaagaaattggagaaaaaaacttttaatgTTTTCGTCATTTCTTATGGCCATTTTTCGGATCTGTTCCAAGCATACAAATCTCATGCGTGGACTGgcctttcaatttttctgctctttatatttttgtctCTTTGCCGACTCACGCagttttaattttattaatgagTAATTGAGTTCAATGATCGAATTAGTAGACGAACATTGAGAAATTCaggtttttttattcatttgtttttttattatttgagtttttgatgtaccGGTTTCTGGAGAATTTTCCGTTCTCTGCTGGCGATGCCAGCGCTGCTGCGGTGTCAAATATATGTTTCGGAAAATAGTTttgatcgaattttcattcatcaattatgttgaaataataaacaatatCGAATCGAATATCTTGCTCAGTTCATTTCTCGACTGCAGTGCCAATAAGTTTAGAAAATCGATAACAATTTAAAATGCAATCTAATTATATAAAGTCGATGTCGATAATTGGGGAAGCCGAGTGTAGCGCTGCAGTGACGAGTTTTGGAACGCTCCGACGTCCAACTGAACGCTGTCAGATTGATTGTATTTTGTGAATCTTCAGAAATTTTGTTTGCCCCAGTCTCCATGCGTCCcaacaacaaaattttcatgtgaatcGGCCCATGCCCGTTCTCGTGCGTGTTGGTTTTCTTTCTACTGTGTGCGCGCTCTGCGCGTTTATTCTTTTTTGAGGCGTAAATGAAGTTTGCCGATCGTAATTTTCGCGGACCGATATAATATAGGGGTGTAAAACAAGTATATTTACGATCGTATTGAAAGTGCCAAAATTTGGATAAGCCCCACATGACTGTGACGTCGGAGAGAATCACttattttttgccttttttttgcacatcgtgaaaataaaacctcattgaacgaaaaagaaagaaaaaagacactTCGCTTCTTGTTTATTCGTCGTCATTGCGTGTCGTCGCGCAACAAAACGGCGATCGTTGATCTTTGCacgtttattttccttttttctcccttgcCACCCCCTCCCCGCACCTTCCCTCCCCGCCGTTGTCCGATTCATAAATAAAACGTTGTTTACCCGAACTTAAAGAcgatttatatcatttttaaacacattttttctccccctAATTGTCTAAGTTCgacaaaataaacaaatatatatatataattgatCCCGCGGACGACGACGTCGGGGTCATGGGGGACGCAACCATGGGCGCCGTGGCGTCCGGCGCCAGTCAGCATGTCGTCAAAGAAGGCTGGCTCCAAAAACGCGGTATTTAACCAATGCGAAtgcttttctattttttttttttttttttttttatttctatgatAAAAGcgatgttctttttttttcaagattttttatttatttttcatacggAATATCGAATGTTTCGGCTTTTTAGTCCGAATTACGTTCtgtttatgttttttatttttatgtaaaaatccACAGTTATTCTGTATTATTGTTATAATTCGTAAAAATTCATACTAAATTATGGACGTCCGAACGAaagtttttctgtttttgaattctcgataaaaaacgatgtaattctcgtttttttttcgctgatAGCATGGTCGAAATAACGGTTTCTTGTTGACTTTGTGGATGATTCactattcgtatttttttgcgGGTCATTTCACCTGAAATATGATAgattacgaaatatttttttttcgacgaaactTCACGTTGTGAAATATTCCGCATTACCATGAGAATAAGATTTTTGTTTGCATTAATGACTGATAGGGCATGTGTTTTTTGTAAAccatatttttctcaaaatatgtttcattTTACATTGAATATAGCAATTgtatgaaaaatcgagtttttatcattacTCGTCTCACGAGTAAAATTGACTCAATATTTTGTACTATTGAAAACCAAACACCAATTAACaatgttattgaaaaaaaatcatgaaactgGGAATTTGCGTtggctggaaaaaaaattaatcaaattgAGAGATGATTTTTCTACAGAAATCAGAATGAAATaagtcgaaataaaaattacactCCAAACTTGGTTAATTTCaaagtgaaaatgaaaaaatactctTGAACCATTACAAGGTTTCGATATTTGGGAAATTGGGAAAAATAGTGAGGTTTTAGGAAACAGCTAGGTTTTTTTTAGTGAATTTTACAGCaaagtatattttcaaaaattcatatatttTACAGGGGAGCACATAAAGAATTGGCGATCGCGCTATTTTGTACTTCGAGATGACGGCACGCTAGTTGGTTTCAAAGCAAAGCCGGATCAACAAATGGCGGCTGCTGCGCAGCCGCTAAACAATTTCACTGTCAGAGGTTGTCAAATAATGTCGGTCGACCGACCAAAACCTTTTACCTTTGTCATAAGAGGATTGCAGTGGACCACTGTTATCGAAAGAACGTTTCATGTAGAGACGGAACAAGAACGGGAGGATTGGGTCACCGCCATAAGGTTTGAACTCTTTCTGATGTTATctatttttacatcattttcatAATTCTGATGCCGACAGCGCAATCGGAGGGgatagaaaaatcacaaattttttcacatttctgACCGAATTGGAAGCATTCAACGGTTTCATCAGCAATGGAAGTTTCTTTCATAAAATAAttgatgacgaatgaaattctggcggataaatagaatttttcatttttgtccaGTCCCCAATGAAATAAGTGAATTCtttaaaatttcgttttaaatACGTGGagaaaattgacaaatttttgtacggaatttgattttctaaTTGGCAGATACGTCGCCGACCGTTTGGCCAGCGAGGAACAGCAGCATCAGCCACAAATGCAAATGTCATCGTCCCCGGAGGACATGGACATGGAATCAGCTGGTGGCGGACGATCGGATTCGGGCAGTTCGCTCGGCGTCGTTTCCGGTGATATTGATGGCGACGGTAGCATCGACGAACTTTCGGCGAAGTTCAGTGTTCAGGGAACCTCCAGTAGCAAAAGTTcggggaagaaaaaagtcgtgagtgatgaaaaataggaaaatcaACGTTCGCCTCAAAAAATCTTAGTCCATCTCGCTCCTAACGattttctaccatttttttcattccagacactcgaaaatttcgaattccTCAAGGTTCTTGGAAAAGGAACTTTTGGCAAAGTTATATTGTGCCGAGAAAAAGCCACTGGACATTTGTACGCTATTAAAATATTGCGAAAAGAAGTTATTATAAGGAAGGACGAGGTAGCTCACACTCTCACGGAAAATCGGGTTCTCAGAACCACGAATCATCCGTTCCTAATAGTGAGTTCCATCTTTGACTAAAAACGGCGAAATCGACTCGCAAGTACTGAATTAACTGTCAACTTCCAAGTCAGAATTGGACGAATTCCAATGCTCGAATATGAGATTCCAATTTTGTCAGCTTCGAAGCCAAAAACTCAAATTTCATTGcattaatattttcattccaatttattgggtttaaattttgagttttcttcgacaaaatacaaaatttttatcgacttTCGTATGTTTTTGCACCCAAAAGTGCAATGTTTTCAAAGAAAATGCATCGGCTGTTTTCACGCCTTACAACGATTAGCATAatcagtaattttttttacttcacagTCCCTAAAGTATAGTTTTCAAACGGCCGATCGTTTGTGTTTTGTAATGGAATACGTCAACGGTGGTGAATTGTTCTTTCACCTGAGCCGTTCGAGAGTATTCGGAGAGGACAGAACAAGATTTTACGGTGCCGAAATAATATCGGCACTCGGTTATCTTCACTCCCAAGGAATAATATACCGCGATCTCAAACTCGAGAATCTACTTCTCGACAAGGACGGTCATATTAAAATTGCGGACTTCGGTCTCTGCAAAGAAGACATCACTTATGGTTCGtatattcaattgaaaaagggCAGATTTGAATTTGGCTATCTTATTGccaaattgggtcgatttaaTCCGAAGCCCGATTGGCCACCTGTCAAGGGCAGGGCTTCTGTCAATTTTTGGAATAATTTGTGGGTTTCGTCGTAAAAAATGATGCTCCTTCAAAGTAGTCCTGAAACAATGTTGCAATTTGACTGAAAACGAAATGACGCGAAAATAATGTTAACCTTGAACGAAACCATGCAAaatgacgagaaaaaatggagttttttcttcccccttTCAGGAAGGACGACAAAAACTTTTTGTGGCACGCCGGAATACCTTGCTCCTGAGGTTCTCGAGGACAACGACTACGGACGTGCGGTCGACTGGTGGGGCGTAGGCGTTGTCATGTACGAAATGATGTGCGGTCGTCTTCCCTTCTACAATCGTGATCACGAGAAATTGTTTACCCTTATTCTCCTCGAGGAAGTCAGATTTCCAAgaaatataacgaatgaagCGAGGGACATGTTGGGAggcaagatttttcaattcgttttatttctaaGCTCCGTAAAAACggtggaaaaacgaataagaatgaaaaaatggaaaattttcttcagaggatgtaaaaaattgatttttttcaggtttATTGATAAAAGATCCAAACAGAAGATTAGGCGGCGGTCCAAACGACGCTAAGGACATAATGAATcacgcatttttttcatcgatcgatTGGTCGGATTTGgtgcaaaagaaaattccacCCCCTTTCAAGCCTCAAGTAACATCGGAAACGGACACGCGTTATTTCGACACAGAATTTACGGGGGAGAGTGTGGAGTTGACGCCGCCGGATCAGGCGGCGATTTTAGGCAGCGGTAGCGGTTTGAATTCGATCGCTGAGGAGCAGGAGCATTTTCCACAATTCTCTTATCAAGAGAGTCATTCGGCAGCGACATCGTCGATCGTGTCGATCAATCACTGACACTCGCTGACGATTCGAGCtgagaaaaatcttgaaaaaagtcgttgaaaggagaaaaagttaTGGGAGGAAAAACACACACAATTACGACGTTATTCTCGTTCGTACGTGCCAATTTTTTGGCGGGACACTGCAGGGgctaaaatgcaaaaaaatgaaaatacaattaCACAAGAAAATAATGATACGAACGCGATAAACAATGTTCCAAGAGAGGAATTAAGAGTCTCGTTTGAAACGACTTTTTGTCATCGATTTTAATCGGTGCGAAAGGGAATtaaactattaaaaaataacaaaatgagaGAAACACGAGGAACAAAACAAATCGAATTAACACTCGTCGGATATATTTGTTTGGAATGAAACAGTTATCGGCCTTCGAGACGCTTGTGTGGTgcatgtttacattttttaaaacatatCTCAAAGTGGCAGACTAAGTCgttttacacattttttttcacccaaaAATCATCGTTTTACAGAATTAAGCTGCTCGTATGTCATTATTATAACTGCATTGATAATgcattattttcgaaaaaattttattgcatttCCATTCATTTCCGTAATAAAATGtaccgaaattttttctaattacgatatattcagaaatttaaaaaaaagaaacaaacttttcgaaaatttcgttttgaaaAGCAAGCAACGTTTTTTCCGTCGTCGATgctcaaaatcaaaattcgtaAAACTCCGaaaacagttgaaattttttaatattatctcAATCCCCAAAACTCCAGTGAATTTTTTAGCTGTTCAAAAATGTGTAAAACGTCGTTAAACTCATCGGGTAAAGGtgaaaatggagaaaagaggaaaacaatgaaaaaaatggtaatttgTGAACGGCCttactgaaaatttttctaagaaaaagaaaaaagaactgaagacgtgaaaaaaaacgtttatgaATCGTCAATAATTATCATCGAATGcctagaaataatttttatcgccAGTTTCAAAGTTAAACATTCAAAGTAACGAAATATCGACGAGAGTGACGAACTCCTCCCCTCCCCCCtatcgaatttttcgtttttttaatagaagagacagaagaaaaaaacgaaatagaaCTGCGACAAGGATGCCACGAGAAGGCTCGACGTGCACCGATTCAAAAATgggaaacaaagaaaaattcaaaaaacaaaCCGAATTGAACGAATGAAACACACCATTATACCAAtaagaaattattattattattattattattattattatcctctataataattatattattatacatatatttatattttaacaATTAAACAGTAATACGGTATTTGTCCTCTTAgatataaaattttcttcgtctcCCGATTGAAATTACGACTCAAATGTTCATATTCCCAAATTGAATTCGTTCTTCATTGTTCATAAATCTGATTAACTCGAATGAtttagtttgaaaaaaaaaaacgagaatttcgtTGATTTCTCTTCTCTGAGTTTTCTctagtgaaataaaaattaggagtggatttatatttaaagaaaaaaaaaacaaaaaaaaaggttttaaaaattgaaataatcgtAATTTTATATTGTATCAAACGAATGAGCTGTTTTTTCGTattatggaataaaaaaaaaaagaggtcGAAATGTCTAGTTGGGATTTTCGTGGCTTTCGAAAACTCTATCATCGATCGTGTCGAAATTTGGGTTTTCACATTCAGGATCGATCCCATTCATTAGTTTTTCTTTGCCCCTTTAAGAGAAATTGGCTGCTGGCAGGTCCCTCCCCCATCTTTTAAACCCTGCTAATTTTGACAATTCAACAATAATTGAAAACAATCGAGTTGAAGACGATAGttatcgaggaaaaaattcagtataaaaaacccaaaattcattcgataacataaaatgaatttttttttctcattctctttaTTTTCGTACAGTATTCTACAATTCAAATCGTTGtcatggaaaataaattttgccaataattttgattcaattgttaaaaatgtatagaaattttgtgacgagtattttcaatcttttctGTGGAGTTTGGCATGGGAGTAATTCGGCATGGGAGAGTGTTTGACCAGCCACATTTTGTCGATTACTGCGCCTTTCTTGTCGTCCGAAACCTGCTCGAGGTAAAGATGCGTTTTGTTGTATGCCTTCATCCTCGTGTATCCGTAATCGGAACTCCGATATGCCGACCACTCCGGACTTGGACGGACGAAATCGTCGACTCCTTCTTTGCAACCCGCCGATCCCGTGACCACGTGGACCGGCGCTCGGTAATCCGTGTAAGGCTCATTTTTGCTTCCGTTGTAAAccttgaaaaaaagtcgaatttttcatattttatacTTCGCTTTTTCATCACTTTCATTTTTCCGAAAGTTTTTTCTAAACGAAATTTTGATTACCTTGAAATTATACAGTGGCCACATACGCTCGTAACTGTGCTCGTGAGCCCATATCTCGAGATCGACACGATATTTGTAAAAAAGATCTTCGAGACCGAACCAATGCAAGAGAGGCAAACCAACTCTGACGAGGGATTCGTGGTTTGTACAATCGTCGGCATTTTTGTCGCTGCAATACATCGGGCGATGACCAAAAGTCACGATCCACGGCCGCTTTGCCCTGAGAACGTAAAAAGTTTAAAGCAACTTTTACAAAAtcttgatttttcgaatttctcaaataattcatgaaattcgTGCACGTAGCAaaaatcgatggaaaaaacCTTACCTCACTTCTGGCCTGTTAGCCTCGGCCAAGTCTTTCTCCAACCAATCAAACTGCTTGATAACCTGCTTAATTCCATAATTCATGAAATAATAAGCTTCGGTCTCGATCGCCACGAAATGGATTGGTCCTAGATTGAAACTGTACCACAAACCCTCGGAATCACCAGGCATCGAAAATCGagctctgaaaaaattcatttcattcatttttccaccatttattttctcgattcaAACCTGTGGGTATCAACATTGAAAATCTGACTACAGGACTTCCTCCGAACTGAGTTGGCGCTAATTTTATTTGCAAGCAAATCATTAGAAATTCGATCCTCTGTGGATCCGAAAAGCATGTTTTTActcccctttttttttttaaatttctgttTAGTAAATTGTTCAGAATATTTTTGAGTGATCACATTCGAACCACAGTTTTTGAAAGAAAGTCAATTTCACCATTTGctccaattatttaaaatgattcaattcaatttttcgattgcaAAATCGTTAGTTTAAAAATATCTGCTCAATTCTGCTCGATCGCAGATTTCAATCAAAAAACTTGAATCACTCGaaaggttttttcaaaatattttaattattacctataattactgaaattatagGCTTCCTCATGGTTTCCAGGGACCGTCATGTAGGGAAGGTAAGCAGCGACTCCTTCGATTTGTTTCATGAATTCGTCGCCGACTCGGGCGTTATCAGAGTTCATGTCATAAGCGAAATCGCCAACGTGAATAATAGCGTCGTAGAAGCCACGTTGCGTCTCTTCCTGGAGTCTGGCAAGACTTTGGGCGTTTTCGTTGCCCATGTCGCCAAAAATCGCGAGATGAGGAGACCAGTCGGCTGAATCATCCGGTGTAGTTTGAACGTAGAACATGTCGGACCAGCCCAGGCTGCTTCCGCAATGATAAActgcaaaaatattttgataaattagTATTTTGCCAAAATTTATGGAATTTCATATTTCTAGAGCTGTGGAAACGTGACTCACCGTATTTACTATTGggcttcaaatttttcagtaCAGCTCTGTGAAAATACTGTTTTCGTTTCTGTTTTCCTCCATCGACGAATAACTGTCTTGTCCCTTTTGCTGCGAACTTGAGCCCTCCGATACCATATTCGACTATGGATTCGTTTGTGTTGTCCCGTGTGCTCCATGTTACAACGAGATCGTGAGGATTTTCtgtcaaaaacatttttcaacaggttcaaataaaaatatcaaagtctCTGTCTGACAAATTCTGAAAAGAAAACGTTTTGTcataaaattttgtaattaGTATGGTCCTTTCAAATTTCTTGTTCTGTAGACgttaaaaatctttttacTCGTCATGCATTTTCCTATGGTTTCGTTCACTTGTTatgtttcaatcatttttttgcatcgTTCTATTCCTCATTACCTCCATAAGAAAGATGAACAGCTTCGGGTTGGAATTTCACCAATCCCAGTGTACTCCCGAATAATCCGAGCAACAGAATCCCTAATAGCGAAGCCATTGATTGGAAATTTCTAAAACAAATAACAGAGTTGCTTTTTTGACGTCTTTGTCAACAAGTTTTTCAGCGTTTGCAGCTAAAAAGTTTTCtcatcaacaaaattttccattGGCACCCAAAATATTCAGAAATCTACTGCGTCGATTACCTTGAAATTCTGTGATTATTTAAGGCGCGATCAGCATGAACTATGTGCcataacaaaaaatatctgCACAGAGCTCGGTGGCttgtttcaaaaaatatattttcaattcaGAGACTGCACGAGGCAGCTCCAAATTGTGTGATCTTTTCATGCAAAACCAAACAATTCTTGCacgattaatttttat
Proteins encoded in this window:
- the Akt gene encoding RAC serine/threonine-protein kinase, which encodes MGDATMGAVASGASQHVVKEGWLQKRGEHIKNWRSRYFVLRDDGTLVGFKAKPDQQMAAAAQPLNNFTVRGCQIMSVDRPKPFTFVIRGLQWTTVIERTFHVETEQEREDWVTAIRYVADRLASEEQQHQPQMQMSSSPEDMDMESAGGGRSDSGSSLGVVSGDIDGDGSIDELSAKFSVQGTSSSKSSGKKKVTLENFEFLKVLGKGTFGKVILCREKATGHLYAIKILRKEVIIRKDEVAHTLTENRVLRTTNHPFLISLKYSFQTADRLCFVMEYVNGGELFFHLSRSRVFGEDRTRFYGAEIISALGYLHSQGIIYRDLKLENLLLDKDGHIKIADFGLCKEDITYGRTTKTFCGTPEYLAPEVLEDNDYGRAVDWWGVGVVMYEMMCGRLPFYNRDHEKLFTLILLEEVRFPRNITNEARDMLGGLLIKDPNRRLGGGPNDAKDIMNHAFFSSIDWSDLVQKKIPPPFKPQVTSETDTRYFDTEFTGESVELTPPDQAAILGSGSGLNSIAEEQEHFPQFSYQESHSAATSSIVSINH
- the LOC122418030 gene encoding acid phosphatase type 7, yielding MASLLGILLLGLFGSTLGLVKFQPEAVHLSYGENPHDLVVTWSTRDNTNESIVEYGIGGLKFAAKGTRQLFVDGGKQKRKQYFHRAVLKNLKPNSKYVYHCGSSLGWSDMFYVQTTPDDSADWSPHLAIFGDMGNENAQSLARLQEETQRGFYDAIIHVGDFAYDMNSDNARVGDEFMKQIEGVAAYLPYMTVPGNHEEAYNFSNYRARFSMPGDSEGLWYSFNLGPIHFVAIETEAYYFMNYGIKQVIKQFDWLEKDLAEANRPEVRAKRPWIVTFGHRPMYCSDKNADDCTNHESLVRVGLPLLHWFGLEDLFYKYRVDLEIWAHEHSYERMWPLYNFKVYNGSKNEPYTDYRAPVHVVTGSAGCKEGVDDFVRPSPEWSAYRSSDYGYTRMKAYNKTHLYLEQVSDDKKGAVIDKMWLVKHSPMPNYSHAKLHRKD